A single region of the Aptenodytes patagonicus chromosome 7, bAptPat1.pri.cur, whole genome shotgun sequence genome encodes:
- the ZBTB42 gene encoding zinc finger and BTB domain-containing protein 42, with translation MEFPDHSRQLLQCLSQQRHQGFLCDCTVLVGEAQFRAHRAVLASCSMYFHLFYRDQLDKRDIVHLNSDIVTAPAFSLLLEFMYEGKLEFNSLPVEDVLAAASYLHMYDIVKVCKGKLKDKELCSEEKINDEVASLEKAEHFLDAGVPLVHEFDPGNKQKFSVAEYERAAGKEKVSSHPAWSSDHISVSSVPTEAEPCAAAAGKTKANVNSSTGPLSQRSVNHPLASSDVDCALDLSFKPVPGRDSLHPSYVFGQLASDSQQQGTEPLVKDEQDLLSDQEDGEARSPESQHFGNSAKSLVTGLGHMFAGNGSSHAREEDVDQERDESEDDMDSSDISSSGVLVPPGHICICPLCSKVFPSPHILQLHLSSHFRDKDGSRTRLSPDGSVPTCTLCGKTFSCMYTLKRHERTHSGEKPYTCGQCGKSFQYSHNLSRHAVVHTREKPHGCKWCERRFTQSGDLYRHIRKFHCGLVKSLVV, from the coding sequence ATGGAGTTTCCAGACCATAGCCGCCAGTTGCTGCAGTGTCTGAGTCAGCAGCGTCACCAGGGCTTCCTGTGTGACTGTACTGTTTTAGTTGGAGAAGCTCAATTCAGAGCTCACAGAGCCGTTCTTGCCTCTTGCAGTATGTACTTCCATCTTTTCTACAGGGACCAGTTAGACAAAAGGGATATTGTGCATCTGAACAGTGACATTGTCACAGCCCCTGCCTTCAGCCTGCTGCTCGAATTCATGTATGAGGGAAAGCTGGAATTCAACAGTCTCCCGGTCGAAGATGTGCTGGCTGCGGCTAGCTACCTTCACATGTATGACATTGTGAAAGTCTGCAAGGGCAAGTTGAAAGATAAAGAATTATGTTCGGAAGAGAAGATTAATGATGAGGTGGCTAGTTTGGAGAAAGCGGAGCATTTTCTAGACGCCGGAGTGCCCCTGGTCCACGAGTTTGAcccaggaaacaaacaaaaattcagcGTTGCAGAATACGAGAGAGCAGCAGGCAAAGAAAAGGTCAGCAGTCACCCTGCCTGGTCCTCTGATCATATAAGTGTCAGCTCTGTGCCGACAGAGGCAGAACCGTGTGCCgcagcagctggaaaaacaaaggCTAATGTCAATAGTTCCACAGGACCTTTGTCCCAAAGGTCTGTTAACCATCCCCTGGCTTCGAGTGATGTGGACTGTGCGCTGGATTTGTCTTTCAAGCCCGTGCCGGGGAGAGATTCCTTACACCCCTCCTATGTCTTTGGACAGCTGGCTTCCGACAGCCAGCAGCAGGGTACCGAGCCACTTGTTAAAGATGAACAAGACTTGCTGTCAGATCAGGAGGACGGCGAAGCCAGGAGTCCGGAGAGTCAGCATTTTGGGAATTCAGCCAAAAGCCTAGTGACAGGGTTAGGACACATGTTCGCGGGGAATGGCAGCtctcatgcccgagaggaggatgTAGATCAAGAGCGAGACGAGAGCGAGGACGACATGGATTCGTCGGACATCTCCTCCTCGGGCGTCCTCGTGCCTCCCGGGCATATCTGCATTTGCCCCCTCTGTAGCAAGGTGTTCCCGAGCCCGCACATCCTTCAGCTGCACCTGAGCTCTCACTTTCGCGACAAGGACGGCTCCCGGACCCGCCTGTCCCCCGACGGGTCCGTCCCCACTTGTACCCTCTGCGGAAAGACTTTTTCTTGCATGTACACGTTAAAGAGGCACGAGAGGACTCACTCGGGGGAGAAGCCCTACACCTGCGGCCAGTGCGGAAAGAGCTTCCAGTATTCCCACAACCTCAGCCGCCACGCGGTGGTGCACACCAGGGAGAAACCCCACGGGTGCAAGTGGTGCGAGAGACGGTTCACGCAGTCTGGGGATTTGTACAGACATATCCGCAAATTTCATTGTGGCCTTGTAAAGTCCTTGGTTGTTTGA